From Streptomyces yatensis, one genomic window encodes:
- a CDS encoding ATP-grasp domain-containing protein, which translates to MASSAVPFAVDRSVPALVVKIGHYPLHHGGVGAIRSLGRLGVPMYAVTEDRWTPAALSRYLARAFVWPTTGSERPERLVEGLLRIGRAIGRPTVLLPTDEEAAVLIAEHADRLAGEGGFLFPRAEPELPRRLASKQGLHELCVKHGVPTPEGAFPDTYADVKAFAASARFPVVAKNREAFERRKKPAVGGTTRIEGPRELMELARRWGPRPGVVLQEYLPREEAEDWIVHGYFDAGSTPLAMFTGVKVRSWPPHAGMTACAYVVKNEELARMAARFVQRIGFSGIVDLDWRFDRRDGRYKLLDFNPRMGAQFRLFESAVGVDVVRAQHLDLTGRPVPGAGQRPGRRFTVENIDLPALLAYRRSGYTTPHAPARASGTELAWAARDDMKPFFTMLARSLRPGAAQLYRLWRAK; encoded by the coding sequence GTGGCGAGCAGTGCCGTGCCGTTCGCGGTGGACCGTTCCGTACCCGCTCTGGTCGTGAAGATCGGCCACTATCCGCTGCATCACGGCGGCGTCGGGGCCATCCGGTCCCTGGGGCGTCTCGGCGTCCCCATGTACGCGGTCACCGAGGACCGTTGGACCCCGGCGGCGCTCTCGCGCTATCTGGCGAGGGCCTTCGTCTGGCCGACCACCGGCAGCGAGCGGCCGGAGCGGCTGGTGGAGGGGCTGCTGCGGATAGGGCGGGCGATCGGCCGGCCGACGGTTCTGCTGCCGACGGACGAAGAGGCGGCGGTGCTGATCGCCGAGCACGCGGATCGGCTCGCCGGGGAGGGCGGCTTCCTCTTCCCGCGCGCCGAGCCCGAGTTGCCCAGGCGGCTGGCGAGCAAGCAGGGGCTGCACGAGCTGTGCGTCAAGCACGGGGTGCCCACGCCCGAGGGCGCCTTCCCGGACACCTATGCCGATGTCAAGGCGTTCGCGGCGAGCGCGCGGTTCCCGGTGGTCGCCAAGAACCGGGAGGCGTTCGAGCGGCGGAAGAAGCCCGCGGTGGGCGGCACCACCCGGATCGAGGGCCCACGGGAGCTGATGGAGCTGGCGCGGCGGTGGGGGCCGCGGCCCGGGGTGGTGCTGCAGGAGTATCTGCCGCGCGAGGAGGCCGAGGACTGGATCGTGCACGGGTACTTCGACGCCGGGAGCACACCGCTGGCGATGTTCACCGGGGTGAAGGTGCGGTCCTGGCCGCCGCACGCGGGGATGACGGCCTGCGCCTATGTGGTGAAGAACGAGGAGCTGGCGCGGATGGCGGCCCGGTTCGTCCAGCGGATCGGCTTCAGCGGCATCGTCGATCTGGACTGGCGCTTCGACCGGCGCGACGGACGGTACAAGCTGCTGGACTTCAATCCGCGGATGGGCGCCCAGTTCCGGCTCTTCGAGAGCGCGGTGGGGGTCGATGTCGTCCGGGCCCAGCATCTCGATCTGACGGGGCGCCCGGTCCCGGGGGCCGGGCAGCGGCCGGGCCGCCGGTTCACGGTCGAGAACATCGACCTGCCCGCGCTGCTCGCCTATCGCCGCAGTGGATACACCACCCCGCACGCCCCGGCGAGGGCGAGCGGGACCGAGCTCGCCTGGGCCGCGCGGGACGACATGAAGCCGTTCTTCACCATGCTGGCCCGCTCGCTGCGGCCCGGCGCGGCCCAGCTCTACCGGCTGTGGCGCGCCAAGTGA
- the fahA gene encoding fumarylacetoacetase yields MPQRSPLDLPEGDPFGPHNLPYGVFTTPHAPHLRKIGVRYGNHVLDAGAAAAAAASPHAEQLGADTLNPLMAAGRPVWQAVRAEVLDWLTDPAHRSTIEPLMHPLPAVALHLPFEVADYADFYASEHHATNTGRIFRPDGEALSPNWKHMPIGYHGRAGTLLVSGTPIVRPQGQHLPPADSSAPHASSPTPVFGPSLRLDFEAEVAFVVGAPSTVNTPVGLSGFHDHVFGVCLLNDWSARDIQAWEYRPLGPFLGKSFATSLAAWVTPLEALTAARTGPPARDVPLLPYLDDSAAEPGGLDLRLEVALNGHTVSRPPFSAMYWTAAQQLAHLTVNGASLRTGDVFASGTVSGPRPDELGCLLELTWGGRRPLRLPDSTRTFLEDGDEVTISAWAPGPQGVRVGLGEVTGQVVPATP; encoded by the coding sequence ATGCCGCAGCGATCCCCGCTGGACCTGCCCGAAGGCGACCCCTTCGGCCCGCACAACCTCCCCTACGGCGTCTTCACCACGCCGCACGCTCCTCATCTGCGGAAAATCGGGGTGCGCTACGGAAACCATGTGCTGGACGCCGGCGCCGCCGCGGCCGCCGCCGCCTCCCCGCACGCCGAGCAGCTGGGCGCCGACACCCTCAACCCGCTGATGGCCGCGGGCCGCCCGGTCTGGCAGGCCGTCCGTGCCGAGGTGCTCGACTGGCTCACCGACCCCGCGCACCGGTCGACCATCGAGCCCCTGATGCACCCCCTCCCCGCCGTCGCGCTCCATCTCCCCTTCGAGGTGGCCGACTACGCCGACTTCTATGCGAGCGAGCACCACGCCACCAACACGGGCAGGATCTTCCGCCCCGACGGCGAAGCACTCAGCCCCAACTGGAAGCACATGCCGATCGGCTACCACGGCCGGGCCGGCACCCTCCTCGTCTCGGGCACGCCCATCGTCCGCCCGCAGGGCCAGCACCTGCCCCCGGCCGATTCCTCCGCACCACACGCTTCCTCCCCCACTCCGGTCTTCGGCCCCTCCCTGCGCCTCGACTTCGAAGCGGAGGTGGCCTTCGTCGTCGGCGCCCCTTCCACTGTGAATACACCGGTCGGCCTCTCCGGGTTCCATGACCACGTCTTCGGCGTCTGTCTGCTCAACGACTGGTCCGCACGCGACATCCAGGCATGGGAGTACCGCCCGCTCGGCCCGTTCCTCGGCAAGTCCTTCGCCACCTCCCTCGCCGCGTGGGTCACCCCGCTGGAGGCCCTCACCGCGGCCCGTACCGGCCCGCCCGCCCGCGACGTCCCGCTCCTCCCCTACCTGGACGACAGCGCCGCCGAGCCGGGCGGGCTCGATCTGCGCCTCGAGGTCGCGCTCAACGGCCACACGGTCTCCCGTCCGCCCTTCTCCGCCATGTACTGGACCGCGGCCCAGCAGCTCGCGCATCTGACGGTGAACGGCGCCTCGCTGCGCACCGGCGACGTCTTCGCCTCCGGCACGGTCAGCGGTCCGCGCCCGGACGAGCTCGGCTGTCTCCTCGAACTCACCTGGGGAGGCCGCCGGCCCCTGCGGCTCCCGGACTCCACCCGGACGTTCCTGGAGGACGGCGACGAAGTGACCATCTCGGCCTGGGCACCGGGCCCGCAGGGGGTCCGTGTCGGGCTGGGCGAGGTGACCGGCCAGGTCGTCCCGGCCACGCCCTGA
- a CDS encoding GntR family transcriptional regulator, which translates to MPAERPREHAPPVAAARRRRLRADRARQLADLLRHQVLTGGFPGGVLPLEDALGQDYGASRNTVRQALDLLRAERLVERQPGVGTVIVAEKYPHGLDRLLGLAETLHEHGRVTNEVRTVGPVPAPACVAERLCVPARSDVLYVERLRRLGGLPLSLDLTYLPMDIGAELIGADLENTDVFRLIEKITGQALGTAEITLEAVNADAHSAAVLQAPRGAAVLMLERLTQLCDGRPVDLEFIRFRGDRITMSGQLRRAA; encoded by the coding sequence ATGCCAGCCGAACGCCCCCGCGAGCACGCCCCGCCGGTCGCCGCCGCGCGCCGCCGCCGGCTGCGCGCCGACCGGGCACGGCAACTCGCCGATCTGCTCCGCCACCAGGTCCTCACCGGCGGCTTCCCCGGAGGCGTACTTCCCCTGGAGGACGCGCTCGGCCAGGACTACGGCGCCTCCCGCAACACCGTGCGCCAGGCGCTCGACCTGCTGCGCGCCGAGCGCCTGGTGGAGCGGCAGCCCGGGGTGGGCACGGTCATCGTCGCGGAGAAGTACCCGCACGGCCTCGACCGGCTGCTGGGCCTGGCCGAGACCCTTCACGAACACGGCCGGGTGACCAATGAGGTGCGCACCGTCGGCCCCGTCCCCGCGCCCGCCTGTGTCGCCGAGCGGCTGTGCGTCCCCGCCCGCAGCGATGTCCTCTACGTCGAGCGGCTGCGCCGGCTCGGCGGGCTCCCGCTCTCCCTCGACCTCACCTACCTCCCGATGGACATCGGCGCCGAGCTGATCGGCGCCGATCTGGAGAACACCGATGTCTTCCGGCTGATCGAGAAGATCACCGGACAGGCCCTGGGCACCGCCGAGATCACCCTCGAGGCCGTCAACGCCGACGCCCACTCTGCCGCCGTTCTGCAGGCCCCGCGCGGTGCGGCGGTCCTGATGCTGGAGCGGCTCACCCAGCTGTGCGACGGACGCCCGGTGGACCTGGAGTTCATCCGGTTCCGCGGCGACCGGATCACCATGAGCGGCCAGTTGCGCCGCGCCGCCTGA
- a CDS encoding 4Fe-4S dicluster domain-containing protein, with amino-acid sequence MPLAPQRADVPVTIDESKCIDGCTLCVDMCPLDSLAIHPDSGKAYMHVDECWYCGPCAARCPTGAVTVNMPYLLR; translated from the coding sequence ATGCCTCTGGCGCCCCAGCGTGCCGACGTGCCCGTGACGATCGACGAGTCCAAGTGCATCGACGGCTGCACCCTGTGCGTGGACATGTGCCCCCTCGACTCCCTCGCGATCCACCCCGACAGCGGTAAGGCGTACATGCACGTCGACGAGTGCTGGTACTGCGGCCCGTGCGCCGCCCGCTGTCCCACCGGCGCGGTCACGGTCAACATGCCCTATCTCCTGAGGTGA
- a CDS encoding ABC transporter substrate-binding protein, with translation MQRTTLPSALAAGALLLSLTGCGGNAEAGGKTVTVTVGYQSKTINTVTAGTLLRSLGSFERELRALGRRDGHTYKVKWEDYATGAPITAQMIAGKVDIGSMGDFPLLINSGRGTQLNAPTRLVSVTGYNLRGGLNTVLTAPGSKLRTLSELRGKNVSTSVGSAADGTLVRALQQAGIDPEGGIHKLNQQPAVGASALEAGSADALSQFVAWPGLLAFQGKAKALYDGARLNLPTFHGVTTRKAFAEQRPAVVQAFLAAQLDATRYLRAHPLDATRKVATATGLPPEVVYLYNGTGGIATFDPTLKPRLTAALEKDVPVLRDAKLVGPVDVPSFVDDRYLKRAYGSAGAYAKALRATPPVSPNQLWLKGEDRLRTFATPTELLRFAAGHRDRVRAAYVPDATTGTRWFADRAIWVRDGRDLRAFVTPDNARTWVAAHPGARTLSYAAALAAAR, from the coding sequence ATGCAGCGCACGACCCTTCCGTCGGCCCTCGCCGCCGGCGCCCTGCTGCTGTCCCTCACGGGCTGCGGCGGGAACGCGGAAGCGGGCGGCAAGACCGTGACCGTCACCGTCGGCTACCAGTCCAAGACCATCAACACCGTGACCGCGGGCACCCTGCTGCGCTCGCTCGGCTCCTTCGAACGCGAACTGCGCGCCCTCGGCCGCCGCGACGGCCATACGTACAAGGTGAAGTGGGAGGACTACGCCACCGGCGCGCCCATCACCGCCCAGATGATCGCCGGTAAGGTCGACATCGGATCGATGGGCGACTTCCCGCTCCTGATCAACTCAGGCCGCGGCACCCAGCTGAACGCACCGACCCGCCTCGTCTCGGTCACCGGCTACAACCTGCGCGGCGGCCTCAATACGGTCCTCACCGCGCCCGGCTCCAAGCTGCGTACCCTGTCCGAGCTGCGTGGCAAGAACGTCTCCACCAGCGTCGGCTCCGCCGCGGACGGCACGCTCGTACGGGCACTCCAGCAGGCGGGCATCGACCCCGAGGGCGGTATCCACAAGCTCAACCAGCAGCCCGCCGTGGGGGCCTCGGCCCTCGAAGCGGGCAGCGCGGACGCCCTCTCGCAGTTCGTGGCCTGGCCGGGGCTGCTGGCCTTCCAGGGCAAGGCCAAGGCGCTGTACGACGGCGCCCGGCTGAACCTCCCCACCTTCCACGGGGTCACCACCCGTAAGGCGTTCGCCGAACAGCGCCCGGCCGTCGTCCAGGCGTTCCTCGCCGCCCAGCTCGACGCCACCCGCTATCTGCGCGCCCATCCCCTCGACGCCACCCGTAAGGTCGCCACCGCGACCGGGCTGCCGCCCGAAGTGGTCTATCTCTACAACGGCACCGGGGGCATCGCGACCTTCGACCCCACCCTCAAGCCGCGGCTGACCGCCGCGCTCGAGAAGGACGTCCCGGTACTGCGCGACGCCAAACTGGTGGGCCCGGTCGATGTGCCGTCCTTTGTCGACGACCGCTATCTCAAACGGGCGTACGGAAGCGCCGGCGCCTATGCGAAGGCGCTGCGCGCCACCCCGCCCGTCTCGCCGAACCAGCTCTGGCTCAAGGGCGAGGACCGGCTCCGTACCTTCGCGACCCCCACCGAACTGCTGCGCTTCGCCGCGGGCCACCGCGACCGCGTCCGGGCCGCCTACGTGCCCGACGCGACCACCGGCACCCGGTGGTTCGCGGACCGGGCGATCTGGGTCCGCGACGGCCGCGATCTGCGGGCCTTCGTCACCCCGGACAACGCCCGCACCTGGGTCGCCGCCCACCCCGGCGCCCGCACCCTCAGCTACGCCGCGGCACTGGCGGCGGCCCGATGA
- a CDS encoding ABC transporter permease, translated as MSAPTSPVRTRPAPGAPAARAAGAPRPPRRRPWVRYTLRTGSLLAALGLWQLLTTLDINLWLRFAQFPSATDVAREFADRLGTGAYWQDLTDSLTRILTGFALAAVLGVAVGTAIARSPLVSDLLGPVLEVCRPIPAIALVPVAILMFPSNEQGIVFITFTAAFFPVMVSTRHAVRALAPVWEEAVLTMGGGRGRVLVSVVLPGALPGILGGLSVGIGVSWICVISAEMISGAYGVGYRTWQDYTIVDYPGVFVGMTTIGVLGWLTSTAVELAGRRLTRWLPRTETSGRPAPSRKEAATP; from the coding sequence ATGAGCGCGCCCACCTCGCCGGTGCGGACCCGCCCGGCCCCGGGGGCGCCCGCAGCCCGGGCCGCCGGCGCGCCCCGGCCGCCGCGGCGCCGCCCCTGGGTCCGCTACACCCTGCGCACCGGTTCGCTGCTGGCCGCCCTCGGTCTGTGGCAGCTGCTCACCACCCTCGACATCAATCTGTGGCTGCGCTTCGCGCAGTTCCCCTCCGCCACCGATGTGGCGCGGGAGTTCGCCGACCGCCTCGGCACCGGCGCCTACTGGCAGGACCTGACCGACTCCCTCACCCGCATCCTCACCGGCTTCGCGCTCGCCGCCGTCCTGGGCGTGGCCGTCGGCACCGCCATCGCCCGCTCCCCTCTCGTCTCCGATCTGCTCGGCCCCGTCCTCGAGGTGTGCCGTCCCATCCCGGCCATCGCGCTGGTGCCGGTGGCGATCCTGATGTTCCCCAGCAATGAGCAGGGGATCGTCTTCATCACCTTCACCGCCGCCTTCTTCCCGGTCATGGTGAGCACCCGGCACGCGGTCCGCGCGCTGGCCCCCGTATGGGAGGAGGCGGTGCTGACCATGGGCGGCGGGCGCGGGCGCGTCCTGGTCTCCGTCGTCCTGCCGGGGGCACTGCCCGGGATCCTCGGCGGGCTCTCCGTCGGCATCGGCGTCTCATGGATCTGTGTGATCTCCGCCGAGATGATCTCCGGCGCCTACGGGGTCGGCTACCGCACCTGGCAGGACTACACGATCGTCGACTACCCGGGCGTCTTCGTCGGCATGACCACCATCGGCGTGCTCGGCTGGCTCACCTCCACGGCGGTCGAGCTGGCCGGACGGCGGCTGACCCGATGGCTGCCCCGTACGGAGACCAGCGGCCGGCCGGCGCCCTCGCGCAAGGAGGCAGCCACCCCGTGA
- a CDS encoding ABC transporter ATP-binding protein, whose protein sequence is MSTSDVTTTPAPPTAEAAPPGVRLRLEDAVLGRPGAAVLHGLDLEVAPGDILTVVGPSGCGKSTLLRTLAGLLPALGGRVTQDGTPITRPDADRALIFQEDALLPWRTLRANVELPLAIRGVPRTARRDRAAAWLERVGLAEHAGRLPHRVSGGQRQRAQLARALVGAPRAVLMDEPFGALDAQTRAGMQRLLVEVLEGTRATVVFVTHDVDEALFLGDRVALLGGAEGGGRVLDVPHPRERAAHDAAPTVALRRQVLESLGM, encoded by the coding sequence GTGAGCACATCCGACGTCACCACCACCCCGGCCCCGCCCACCGCCGAAGCCGCCCCGCCGGGCGTACGGCTGCGCCTGGAGGACGCCGTACTCGGCCGCCCCGGCGCAGCCGTCCTCCACGGTCTCGATCTGGAGGTCGCGCCCGGCGACATCCTTACGGTCGTCGGCCCGTCCGGCTGCGGCAAATCCACCCTGCTGCGCACCCTCGCCGGGCTGCTGCCCGCGCTCGGCGGGCGGGTCACCCAGGACGGCACGCCGATCACCCGGCCGGACGCCGACCGGGCGCTGATCTTCCAGGAGGACGCGCTGCTGCCCTGGCGCACCCTGCGCGCCAACGTGGAACTCCCGCTCGCCATAAGGGGCGTACCGCGCACGGCGCGCCGCGACCGGGCCGCGGCCTGGCTGGAGCGCGTCGGGCTCGCCGAGCACGCCGGGCGGCTTCCGCACCGGGTCTCGGGCGGCCAGCGGCAGCGGGCCCAGCTCGCCCGGGCACTCGTCGGCGCGCCACGCGCCGTCCTCATGGACGAGCCGTTCGGCGCCCTCGACGCACAGACCCGCGCCGGGATGCAGCGGCTGCTGGTCGAGGTGCTGGAGGGCACCCGCGCCACGGTCGTCTTCGTCACCCACGACGTGGACGAGGCGCTGTTCCTCGGCGACCGGGTGGCACTGCTGGGCGGCGCGGAGGGCGGCGGCCGGGTGCTGGACGTACCGCATCCGCGCGAGCGCGCCGCCCATGACGCGGCGCCGACCGTCGCGCTGCGCCGTCAGGTCCTCGAATCCCTCGGCATGTGA
- a CDS encoding fumarate reductase/succinate dehydrogenase flavoprotein subunit, whose translation MEIPALDAAEELSCDVLVIGGGTAGTMAALTAAEHGSSVLLLEKAHVRHSGALAMGMDGVNNAVIPGRAEPDDYVAEITRANDGIVDQSTVRQTATRGFAMVQRLERYGVKFEKDEHGQYAVRQVHRSGSYVLPMPEGKDVKKVLYRQLRRREMRERIRIENRVMPVRVLTAGGRAVGAAGFHTRTGHFVTVRAGAVILATGACGRLGLPASGYLYGTYENPTNAGDGYAMAYHAGAELTGIECFQINPLIKDYNGPACAYVANPFGGYQVNRHGERFVDSDYWSGQMMSEFAAEVASERGPVYLKLSHLPEESVAALESILHSTERPTRATFHAGRGHDYRTHDVEMHISEIGLCGGHSASGVRVDAHARTTVPGLYAAGDLACVPHNYMIGAFVFGDLAGADAARYRVYQGELPPDQLADAHELIYAPLRNPEGPPQPQVEYKLRRLVNDYVAPPKSGARLSLAIEAFERMRGDIATMGAGTPHELMRCAEVTFIRDCAEMAARSSLARTESRWGLYHERTDHPLRDDEGWLHHLDLRKSAAGAMEFTARPVAPYLVPVAEYAPAGGPSRPLGEVRAEQVATAGPRESAPRAGAGSGAGSGSGAGRVDEDRKEVTGGSAVRTALTAASPRILELLALAEEQPELPALRPYLADPDPAVRRAAVATLTETAPAGTGPALAAALADTDGGVRADAAASLRELVEVLPPDTALREPLVRGLVVADPVVRAAALDVLRALGLGDAELFAGALTDAAIGVRIQAVRGLVSVDALAALAPGAADASREVRVATAGALGTLAPGGGRAADARRLLTPLLRDPDVLVRAAALEALASAGCPAPLDADVVAALGDSAWQVRRGAATALGAAAPELGVPALGRALADPHADVRKAAVLALLPLAEREVGAREALASVRADPDADVRAYAARA comes from the coding sequence ATGGAGATCCCCGCCCTCGACGCGGCCGAGGAGCTGTCCTGCGACGTCCTCGTCATCGGCGGCGGCACGGCCGGCACCATGGCGGCGCTCACCGCCGCCGAGCACGGCTCCTCCGTCCTCCTCCTCGAAAAGGCACATGTCCGCCACTCGGGCGCGCTCGCCATGGGCATGGACGGCGTCAACAACGCCGTCATCCCCGGCCGGGCCGAACCCGATGACTACGTCGCGGAGATCACCCGCGCCAACGACGGCATCGTCGACCAGTCCACCGTCCGCCAGACCGCGACCCGCGGCTTCGCCATGGTCCAGCGGCTGGAGCGGTACGGCGTGAAGTTCGAGAAGGACGAGCACGGCCAGTACGCGGTCCGCCAGGTGCACCGCTCCGGCTCGTACGTCCTGCCGATGCCGGAGGGCAAGGACGTCAAGAAGGTCCTGTACCGGCAGTTGCGGCGGCGTGAGATGCGCGAGCGGATCCGCATCGAGAACCGGGTGATGCCGGTCCGCGTCCTCACCGCCGGCGGCCGGGCCGTCGGCGCCGCCGGATTCCACACCCGCACCGGCCACTTCGTGACCGTGCGCGCCGGTGCGGTGATCCTGGCCACCGGCGCCTGCGGGCGGCTCGGCCTGCCCGCGAGCGGCTATCTCTACGGGACGTACGAGAACCCCACCAACGCGGGCGACGGCTACGCCATGGCCTATCACGCCGGGGCCGAGCTGACCGGGATCGAATGCTTCCAGATCAATCCGCTGATCAAGGACTACAACGGCCCGGCCTGCGCCTATGTCGCCAATCCCTTCGGCGGCTACCAGGTCAACCGGCACGGCGAGCGGTTCGTCGACTCCGACTACTGGTCGGGGCAGATGATGTCGGAGTTCGCGGCGGAGGTGGCGAGCGAGCGGGGCCCGGTCTACCTCAAGCTCAGCCATCTGCCGGAGGAGTCGGTGGCCGCGCTGGAGTCCATCCTGCACTCCACCGAACGCCCCACCCGCGCCACCTTCCACGCGGGGCGCGGCCATGACTACCGCACCCATGACGTGGAGATGCACATCTCCGAGATCGGGCTGTGCGGCGGCCACTCGGCCTCGGGGGTACGGGTCGACGCCCACGCCCGGACCACCGTCCCGGGGCTGTACGCGGCCGGTGACCTGGCCTGCGTACCGCACAACTACATGATCGGCGCCTTTGTCTTCGGCGACCTGGCGGGCGCGGACGCCGCCCGATACCGGGTGTACCAGGGCGAACTGCCCCCGGATCAGCTCGCCGACGCGCATGAGCTGATCTACGCCCCGCTGCGGAACCCCGAGGGGCCGCCGCAACCACAGGTCGAATACAAGCTCCGGCGCCTGGTCAACGACTATGTGGCCCCGCCCAAGAGCGGCGCCCGGCTGTCGCTCGCCATCGAGGCGTTCGAGCGGATGCGCGGGGACATCGCCACGATGGGCGCCGGTACGCCCCATGAGCTGATGCGCTGCGCCGAGGTGACCTTCATCCGCGACTGCGCGGAGATGGCCGCGCGCTCCTCGCTGGCCAGGACGGAGAGCCGGTGGGGGCTCTATCACGAGCGCACGGACCATCCGCTGCGCGACGACGAGGGCTGGCTGCACCATCTGGATCTGCGCAAGTCGGCGGCGGGGGCGATGGAGTTCACGGCGCGTCCCGTGGCCCCGTATCTCGTCCCGGTGGCGGAGTACGCGCCGGCGGGCGGGCCGTCGCGCCCGCTGGGCGAGGTGCGGGCGGAGCAGGTGGCCACGGCGGGGCCGCGCGAAAGCGCTCCGCGGGCGGGGGCGGGGTCGGGGGCTGGGTCGGGGTCGGGGGCTGGGCGGGTGGATGAAGACCGTAAGGAGGTCACGGGCGGCTCGGCCGTCCGTACGGCCCTCACCGCCGCCTCTCCGCGCATCCTCGAACTGCTCGCCCTCGCCGAGGAGCAGCCGGAACTCCCCGCTCTCCGGCCCTATCTGGCCGACCCCGACCCCGCGGTGCGCCGGGCCGCCGTCGCCACCCTGACCGAGACCGCTCCGGCGGGCACCGGCCCGGCCCTCGCGGCGGCCCTGGCCGACACGGACGGGGGCGTACGTGCCGATGCCGCGGCCTCGCTGCGGGAACTGGTCGAGGTGCTCCCCCCGGACACCGCCTTGCGTGAACCCCTGGTCCGCGGGCTGGTCGTGGCCGATCCGGTGGTGCGGGCGGCGGCGCTGGACGTCCTGCGCGCGCTGGGCCTCGGCGACGCGGAGCTGTTCGCCGGGGCGTTGACGGACGCGGCGATCGGGGTCCGTATCCAGGCCGTACGGGGGCTGGTCTCGGTGGACGCGCTCGCGGCGCTGGCGCCGGGAGCCGCGGACGCGTCCCGCGAGGTGCGGGTGGCCACGGCGGGGGCGCTGGGCACCCTGGCCCCCGGCGGCGGCCGGGCGGCGGACGCCCGGCGGCTGCTCACGCCGCTGCTGCGGGACCCGGACGTCCTCGTACGGGCCGCCGCCCTGGAGGCCCTGGCCTCGGCGGGGTGCCCCGCGCCGCTGGACGCGGACGTGGTGGCGGCGCTGGGCGACTCCGCCTGGCAGGTGCGCAGGGGGGCGGCGACGGCGCTGGGCGCGGCGGCGCCGGAGCTTGGCGTGCCGGCGCTGGGGCGGGCCTTGGCCGACCCGCATGCCGATGTGCGGAAGGCGGCGGTGCTGGCGTTGCTGCCGTTGGCGGAGCGGGAGGTGGGGGCGCGGGAGGCGCTGGCCTCGGTTCGGGCCGATCCGGATGCGGATGTGCGGGCCTACGCGGCAAGGGCCTAG